In a genomic window of Streptomyces roseoviridis:
- a CDS encoding GmrSD restriction endonuclease domain-containing protein: MTDEAFSIDKRPLRDLLRQVEDGRAQLPEFQRGWVWPHPNITALLASVSQGFPVGTVMTLQSGGDVRFKHRPIEGATPPPGTEPETLVLDGQQRLTSLFQSIRLGRPVETQDVRKQRVSGWFYADMRAVLDGQTDREDAIRFLPKDRIVRNFRGEVLEDYSTPEKEYGADLFPLRYVMNPRDWESGYQDFWDFDKEKLRFWRDFDEEFVRRFDRYQMPVISLGKNTARQAVCQVFENVNTGGVSLTVFELLTATFAADEFDLRRHWKEEVKAAWEAPEYRILKDVSNTDFLQSVTLLATAARHEEAVADGVPEERRPRIGCKRKDMLELSLDEYVRFAPLVVQGFKGAAKFLRQQYVFDTRFLPYGTQLIPLAAILAQAGQDAQSAGAQSKLARWYWCGVFGELYGGSTETRFSHDLPDVVGWIRGTSGEPRTVEAAQFAPGRLLTLRTRNSAAYKGIYALLLKAGAMDWRTGEKAEITGYFDESIDIHHIFPKAWCHAERQDPDLYNSIVNKTPLTARTNRIIGGNAPSDYLVKLARSAETTAEQVQSHIRSHLAAPEHMATDDFPAFFAARKAALLARVAAETGKSIADDAVEHADAAG, encoded by the coding sequence TTGACGGACGAAGCATTCAGCATCGACAAGCGCCCGCTGCGGGACCTGCTGCGGCAGGTCGAGGACGGCAGGGCGCAGCTGCCCGAGTTCCAGCGGGGCTGGGTGTGGCCGCATCCGAACATCACCGCGCTGCTCGCCTCCGTCTCCCAGGGTTTCCCGGTCGGCACGGTCATGACGCTGCAGTCCGGCGGTGACGTCCGCTTCAAGCACCGCCCCATCGAGGGCGCCACCCCTCCCCCGGGTACGGAGCCGGAGACGCTGGTCCTCGACGGGCAGCAGCGGCTCACCTCGCTCTTCCAGTCGATCCGGCTCGGACGGCCGGTGGAGACCCAGGACGTGCGCAAGCAGCGGGTGTCGGGCTGGTTCTACGCCGACATGCGCGCGGTCCTGGACGGACAGACCGACCGTGAGGACGCCATCCGGTTCCTGCCGAAGGACAGGATCGTGCGGAACTTCCGCGGCGAGGTGCTGGAGGACTACTCGACCCCTGAGAAGGAGTACGGGGCGGACCTCTTCCCGCTGCGGTACGTCATGAACCCCCGCGACTGGGAGTCGGGCTACCAGGACTTCTGGGACTTCGACAAGGAGAAGCTGCGCTTCTGGAGGGACTTCGACGAGGAGTTCGTCCGGCGCTTCGACCGCTATCAGATGCCCGTGATCTCCCTCGGCAAGAACACCGCCCGCCAGGCCGTCTGCCAGGTCTTCGAGAACGTCAACACGGGCGGCGTCTCCCTCACCGTCTTCGAGCTGCTCACGGCCACGTTCGCGGCGGACGAGTTCGACCTCAGGCGGCACTGGAAGGAAGAGGTGAAGGCCGCCTGGGAGGCACCGGAGTACCGGATCCTGAAGGACGTGTCGAACACCGACTTCCTCCAGTCGGTGACGCTGCTCGCGACCGCCGCGCGGCACGAGGAGGCGGTCGCGGACGGCGTACCGGAAGAGCGCCGTCCGCGCATCGGCTGCAAGCGCAAGGACATGCTGGAGCTCTCCCTCGACGAGTACGTGCGCTTCGCGCCGCTCGTCGTCCAGGGGTTCAAGGGCGCGGCCAAGTTCCTGCGCCAGCAGTACGTGTTCGACACCAGGTTCCTGCCGTACGGCACCCAGCTCATCCCGCTCGCCGCGATCCTGGCGCAGGCGGGACAGGACGCGCAGAGCGCCGGGGCGCAGTCCAAGCTCGCGCGCTGGTACTGGTGCGGGGTCTTCGGCGAGCTCTACGGAGGCTCGACGGAGACCCGGTTCAGCCACGACCTGCCGGACGTCGTCGGCTGGATCCGGGGCACCTCCGGCGAGCCGAGGACCGTGGAGGCGGCCCAGTTCGCCCCGGGCCGGCTGCTGACCCTGCGGACCCGTAACAGCGCCGCGTACAAGGGCATCTACGCACTGCTCCTCAAGGCCGGGGCCATGGACTGGCGCACCGGGGAGAAGGCCGAGATCACCGGGTACTTCGACGAGTCGATCGACATCCACCACATCTTCCCCAAGGCGTGGTGCCACGCGGAGCGGCAGGACCCGGACCTGTACAACTCGATCGTCAACAAGACCCCGCTGACCGCCCGCACCAACCGGATCATCGGCGGCAACGCACCGTCCGACTACCTGGTGAAGCTCGCGAGGAGCGCGGAGACCACGGCGGAGCAGGTGCAGAGCCACATCCGGTCCCATCTCGCCGCTCCCGAGCACATGGCGACGGACGACTTCCCGGCGTT